ATGGTGAAGGTCCGCGGGGGAGCGGCTGTTGCGGGTGCGGCGGTCGTGATCCTCATGCTGGCCGGGTGTGGTGGCAATGGCGCAGACAACAAGCCGAAGGGGGAGCCGAAGCCTTCAGCTCCCCAGTCTCAGGGATCAGGAGCGCAGAACCCGGCGCCGAGCGGGAGCCAGGGTTCCGAACCGACCGCAGTGATCGCCACCGTGAACGGAGCGAGTGGTATGACACTGGTAGTCAACTCATTGCAGCGCGACCCGGGTGGGTTCCTGACGGTCAACGGTCAGATCAAGAACACGGGCAGCCAGTCCTTCACCGGTACTTCGGCGTGGCGGGGAATCGAACTGAAGGGCAGCGGAGAGTCCGTGGCCGGGGCCACGCTTGTCGACAAGGCGGGCAAGAAGCGCTACTACGTACTGCGGGACACCGAAGCGCGCTGCCTGTGCACCACGGGGATTTCGAGCGTCGACCCCGGTCAGGTGGTTCCGTTCTTTGCACAGTTCCCTGCGCCGCCGACCTCGACCACAGAGGTGGAGTTCAGCCTGCCCACCTTTGCCACGGCCACCGTCAAAATCTCGGGGTGACCCCATGACAACACGCCACCGCACCGTCGCCGCCACGGCCGCTGCCGGTCTTGTGATCGCGGGAGGACACCTCGTCGGGGCCACCGCCGCCCACGCCGACGACGTGAAGCCCTCCGTACCCCCCGGCACAGAGCCCTCAGCCTCCGCACCCGTGGCGATCGACTCCAACGCCCCCGGGCTGAAGATCCCGCAGGGCGGGACCCTCGCACCGGTCAAGGTCCTCGACATCGCCGAGGTCGTCGAAGACCTCGGCGGCGAGCAGCGGCGGCAGGAGACCAACGAGACCGTCATGATGGCGTTGCAGTCCGAGGTGCTGTTCCCAGAGGACAGCGCCGTGTTCAACGCGCAGGCCGCCGCCCGGATCCAGGCCATCGGGAACGAGATCAACCAGTCCAAGGCGACCCGCATCCGCGTCTTCGGTTTCACCGACGACCAGGGCAGCTACGAGCACGGCAAGGAACTGTCCAAGCAG
This DNA window, taken from Streptomyces sp. TN58, encodes the following:
- a CDS encoding OmpA family protein, with product MTTRHRTVAATAAAGLVIAGGHLVGATAAHADDVKPSVPPGTEPSASAPVAIDSNAPGLKIPQGGTLAPVKVLDIAEVVEDLGGEQRRQETNETVMMALQSEVLFPEDSAVFNAQAAARIQAIGNEINQSKATRIRVFGFTDDQGSYEHGKELSKQRADAVHNELAKTVTNPSVVFDVRGYSEDYPIADNSTEEGRKKNRRVEITFPRGAAG